The genome window AGACGCATTAATTCCTTCTGGTTTTTCCAGGAATCTGCGGCAAATTTGGCTTTTTTCAGGAGATCCTGGTAACTGCCCCGAGCAGCCGGCAGAAAATTGTCTAATTCCCATCTCTGATTTTCCTTAAAAGTCCTGGAAAAATTAAATGCATCCCGATTTCTTAAAATTTCCAAGTCCCACCTGGGCCATATAAACATGATAAAAATGAAGGTTCATGTTGATGATAAATCCATATGTCTTAAGGTCTCTATAGGTGTGAATATACATAAACAAGACTAGATTCAATCTATTGATACTTTTACATCTAATGATACTAGTATTCCAAGTATTGAGAGAGAAATGGTTACCGTATAATATTAAATTTCAATTAAATCATTTTGTCCGATAAGTGTCCGTTACTGTCCGAAATGTCCGATATATCAATCATTAAATATAACATACTTCCTTCCTTTTTTATCCCCAAGGGGCCTTATAAGATCTTTATCCACTAAATCCGATAAATAACGCCGTAAGGTCCGCTCATTAACATCGGGGGAAACCCTCTTAAATTCAGACATGGTAATAGATTCATGTTCTTTTAAATAGTTCATAACTATAATCTGATTTTCATTAAGGCCTAGGCCCTTTAGAGTTTCTCTACTGTAGATGTACTTTTTCTTTAAATAAACTGAGAAACCACCAAATTCTTCCTTAAATTCAGCTTCAGGAAGGCCATTATCTTTTAGGGAATTTAATATTCGACCTATACCTGAACCAAATACTTCTACCAGGCCTGCTCTAAAAAATACATCGGCAATGAGTGGGTTTCTGGTGGCCGAAGGATGAGGCTTTTTAAGATCCTCCAGGGTCATCCCTCCAAAGAGACCACCGGGATTAAAAAACCAGATATTATCCTCATATATTTTGATTTGATTTTGTATGCCGTGTTTGAAATAATCTCGGTGAATGATTGAATTAAGTAATGATTCCCTAATTGCTTTTAAAGGATAATCCCAAATTTCCTCTCTTCTTATTTCATCATTTATGGAATATTCCACATTTATAACATTTTTTATAGCTTCTTCTGCATCCTGAACTTGTTGGAAAAGATTACCTTTAATATGCCTATCAGAAATACTGATTTCTCCTTTAAATTTCATGACTCTAATCAGGGCGTTATTAAAGTATTTCTGAGGATTTTTACCAAATAATATAATTGCTGCGTGGGTGAGTTTTCCATCAACTATGAGGTTTAGTTGAGTGAGTATTTCTTGAATATCAAATGTTGTGTAATCCAATAGTCTCCCACTATTTACGGCTCTTTTTATAAATGTTTCCAGAGTTTCGGGATCTATTTCTTCCAATCCATAATCTCCGGTAAGGCCATCCCAGTTGGTACCTCTTAAAAAAAACTCTTTTAGTTCGTCATGTCTCATTTCAGTGGTGGAACTTCCCACACGCTTGTAATATCGACCATTGTAAGAAATAGGATTGGTGTTCTTTTCAATTTGAATTTTTAAAATTTTTATTTCTTGCTCTTGGAAACAATCTATTAAGGGGTGGATTCCCATTTTATTAAGTATTTTAGTGGTTATTTTCCTTACAGATTCTTCTGAACAATCAAAACCAATGATATTTCCATCATCAGAGACTCCGCAAAATAAGGTACCTCCAGAAGTATTAGAAAAAGCAGAAATAGTTTTATATCCATTTTCATTCATGGATTCCTTAAATTCTACTTTTGTATTTTCTCCTTCTTCTAAAATAGTAGTAAAATTCATTTTAACTCTCCAACTCTATAAATTTTTAATGATATTTATTAGTATTAATTATTTATAATTTTTGTATTAAATAAATTTAATGAAACTTAACCTAATATGGTTTAAGTCCACCACATTATAAAATCTTAGAGTGAACCGTATTTAGTTCAATTATATATATTGAACCATATATGATTCAATTTTATTAGAATTTTTTAAAAAATATAGCCATATTAAATGGAAAAAGATGTTGATCTTCTTATTATTAGGCCCGTTCTTTGTTTCAAGATATATCTGGTTTACATTCAGTTAAGGAGTTTACAAGTGAGAAGAATCTAAATAGTAAAAATTTATTAAACAATTGGTGTAACTAAATTAGGGGATAATGTTTTTTTAACTGAAATTCACACTCATTAAACAATAATCTCTATCTTATCATAATTCATCACCGGAATCTTCTTATTCTTAGGCCCTTTCTTAAATTCAATAAGGCCTTCTTTTTCCAGTTTTTTCACTTTTACATGCACGGTCTTTATATCTTTATGAATCATGCGGGCCAGTTCTCGGATGGATTGGGGATTTTGGGTTTTAATTAAATTCAGTAATTCCATTTCTACTTTTCCCAGGCTTAGTTTTTCGGTGATTGTGGTTTTACATTCCTGAATTACCTCTTCTAAGTTGTTAGAATAGTATTTCCAATTGTCCAGGTCCGTATATATCTTCATGTTCTCTGGATTTCTCTCATAAAGCGTTTCCAG of Methanobacteriales archaeon HGW-Methanobacteriales-1 contains these proteins:
- a CDS encoding transcriptional regulator, with product MNFTTILEEGENTKVEFKESMNENGYKTISAFSNTSGGTLFCGVSDDGNIIGFDCSEESVRKITTKILNKMGIHPLIDCFQEQEIKILKIQIEKNTNPISYNGRYYKRVGSSTTEMRHDELKEFFLRGTNWDGLTGDYGLEEIDPETLETFIKRAVNSGRLLDYTTFDIQEILTQLNLIVDGKLTHAAIILFGKNPQKYFNNALIRVMKFKGEISISDRHIKGNLFQQVQDAEEAIKNVINVEYSINDEIRREEIWDYPLKAIRESLLNSIIHRDYFKHGIQNQIKIYEDNIWFFNPGGLFGGMTLEDLKKPHPSATRNPLIADVFFRAGLVEVFGSGIGRILNSLKDNGLPEAEFKEEFGGFSVYLKKKYIYSRETLKGLGLNENQIIVMNYLKEHESITMSEFKRVSPDVNERTLRRYLSDLVDKDLIRPLGDKKGRKYVIFND